One Streptomyces hundungensis DNA segment encodes these proteins:
- a CDS encoding DUF4239 domain-containing protein, with translation MSDWLVLVIAMAAACAVVLTITLFSNRRVDPEDDPSDTPDVIEYMTMMIGVVYAIVLGLAIAGVWEGRGAAQADVQQEAQALHEISQRVQVYPAEVRERTRTDVEAYASYVVHTEWSHMAKEGELTDESAQKLERIRRDVTDYHPANDFEAQAYQPLIDQVAVVDSARTARGQGAGATMPGVVWFGLIIGALVTVGLIFTLQIRRTRRELLLAGLFSALIAFLLFLIWDFDAPFGRGISATAGPFFDLFPTIG, from the coding sequence TTGTCCGACTGGCTCGTCCTGGTCATCGCCATGGCCGCCGCATGCGCGGTCGTGCTCACCATCACCTTGTTCAGCAACCGCCGGGTCGACCCGGAGGACGACCCCTCGGACACCCCGGACGTCATCGAGTACATGACGATGATGATCGGCGTGGTGTACGCCATCGTGCTCGGCCTCGCCATCGCGGGCGTCTGGGAGGGGCGCGGGGCCGCCCAGGCGGATGTGCAGCAGGAGGCCCAGGCGCTGCACGAGATCTCGCAGCGGGTCCAGGTGTATCCGGCGGAGGTGCGCGAGCGCACCCGGACCGACGTCGAGGCGTACGCCTCCTATGTGGTGCACACCGAGTGGAGCCACATGGCCAAGGAGGGCGAACTCACCGACGAGAGCGCGCAGAAACTGGAGAGGATCCGCCGCGATGTGACGGACTACCACCCCGCGAACGACTTCGAGGCCCAGGCCTACCAGCCGCTGATCGACCAGGTGGCCGTCGTGGACTCCGCCCGGACGGCGCGCGGGCAGGGAGCGGGCGCCACCATGCCCGGGGTTGTCTGGTTCGGCCTGATCATCGGCGCGCTGGTCACGGTCGGGCTGATCTTCACGCTTCAGATCCGGCGCACCAGGCGCGAGCTGCTGCTCGCGGGCCTCTTCAGCGCGCTCATCGCCTTCCTGCTCTTCCTGATCTGGGACTTCGACGCTCCCTTCGGCCGAGGCATCTCGGCGACCGCCGGGCCCTTCTTCGACCTGTTCCCCACCATCGGCTGA
- a CDS encoding SCO0930 family lipoprotein, whose translation MTTWRSASLAAAAAAVLALTATGCGQDKGSSYAGGNGQPVGNAGAAQQPTDNAYGAGGGYGQAGGAESAAKPAGQLTVSDSKDLGKVVTDSAGFTLYRFDKDTANPAKTNCEGDCAKAWPAVPADGVSAAAGTDASKLGSVTRADGSKQLTIGGWPMYRYAKDTNPGDTNGQNVGGTWHAAAPDGKKAQAQAEAPAPAAAAMPGLSVRKDAKLGDVIVDARGMTVYRFKKDSAWPMKSACTGACLEKWPVVAPVEKNDTKGIALKGFVTFNRPDGVKQQSITCWPVYTFAGDAKPGDTNGQGVGGTWYAVSPEGKLVGAPK comes from the coding sequence ATGACAACCTGGCGCAGCGCATCGCTCGCGGCAGCGGCGGCAGCGGTACTGGCACTGACCGCGACGGGCTGCGGCCAGGACAAGGGCAGCAGCTACGCGGGCGGCAACGGGCAACCCGTCGGCAACGCCGGCGCCGCCCAGCAGCCCACCGACAACGCCTATGGCGCGGGCGGCGGTTATGGACAAGCGGGCGGCGCCGAGTCCGCCGCGAAACCGGCCGGACAGCTGACGGTCAGCGACAGCAAGGACCTGGGCAAGGTCGTCACCGACAGCGCCGGCTTCACCCTCTACCGCTTCGACAAGGACACCGCGAACCCGGCCAAGACGAACTGCGAGGGCGACTGTGCGAAGGCCTGGCCCGCGGTGCCCGCCGACGGGGTCAGCGCCGCCGCCGGCACGGACGCCTCGAAGCTCGGTTCGGTCACCCGCGCCGACGGCAGCAAGCAGCTCACCATCGGCGGCTGGCCGATGTACCGCTATGCCAAGGACACCAACCCCGGCGACACCAACGGGCAGAACGTGGGCGGCACTTGGCACGCCGCCGCGCCCGACGGCAAGAAGGCGCAGGCCCAGGCAGAGGCGCCGGCCCCGGCCGCCGCGGCCATGCCCGGTCTCTCGGTCCGCAAGGACGCCAAGCTCGGCGACGTCATCGTGGACGCGCGCGGCATGACCGTCTACCGCTTCAAGAAGGACTCGGCCTGGCCGATGAAGTCCGCCTGCACGGGAGCCTGTCTGGAGAAGTGGCCGGTGGTCGCGCCGGTCGAGAAGAACGACACCAAGGGCATCGCCCTCAAGGGCTTCGTCACCTTCAACCGCCCCGATGGGGTGAAACAGCAGTCGATCACCTGCTGGCCCGTCTACACCTTCGCGGGCGACGCCAAGCCCGGCGACACCAACGGCCAGGGCGTGGGCGGGACATGGTACGCGGTGTCCCCCGAGGGCAAGCTCGTCGGCGCCCCCAAGTAG